From Demequina lutea, a single genomic window includes:
- a CDS encoding FAD/NAD(P)-binding protein yields MTTTADAGVTDSAGFAKVADPMVPRRYAISRVRQDTRDTFTLLLDPVDGEPIMFRAGQFTMLHAFGVGEVPISISGDPRGIRSDGSPAPLEHTIRNVGAVTRALVNAPPGTEVGVRGPFGTSWDVADATGNDIVFVTGGIGLAPLRPAILDVIAERDRYGKVLLLYGSRTPDDILYGPEMRRWADLNDVNVQMTVDNAPYGYKGKVGFVTELITRAGFQPRRSYAFVCGPEVMMRSAATALTSRGVRETRIRLSMERSMKCGVGLCGHCQLRELFICVDGPVLDFARVKPFMTVREL; encoded by the coding sequence ATGACGACGACGGCCGATGCAGGGGTCACTGACAGCGCAGGTTTTGCGAAAGTTGCAGACCCGATGGTCCCGCGGCGCTACGCCATCTCGCGGGTGCGCCAAGACACCCGCGACACCTTCACGCTGCTACTCGATCCCGTCGACGGCGAGCCCATCATGTTCCGCGCCGGCCAGTTCACGATGCTCCACGCGTTCGGCGTGGGCGAGGTGCCCATCTCGATTTCGGGCGACCCGCGGGGTATCCGGAGCGACGGCAGCCCCGCACCGCTCGAGCACACGATCCGCAACGTCGGCGCCGTCACGCGCGCCCTCGTCAACGCCCCGCCAGGCACCGAGGTGGGCGTCCGCGGCCCCTTCGGCACCTCGTGGGACGTGGCCGACGCGACGGGCAACGACATCGTCTTCGTCACCGGCGGCATCGGGCTGGCACCCCTGCGACCGGCAATCCTGGACGTGATCGCGGAGCGCGATCGCTACGGCAAGGTGCTGTTGCTGTACGGCTCCCGCACCCCCGACGACATCCTCTACGGGCCCGAAATGCGCCGGTGGGCAGACCTCAACGACGTCAACGTGCAGATGACCGTTGACAACGCCCCCTACGGGTACAAGGGCAAGGTCGGGTTCGTCACCGAGCTGATCACCCGCGCCGGCTTCCAACCCCGACGGTCGTATGCGTTCGTGTGCGGGCCGGAGGTGATGATGCGCTCCGCGGCGACGGCGCTCACCAGCCGCGGGGTGCGGGAAACGCGCATCCGACTGTCCATGGAGAGGTCCATGAAGTGCGGCGTCGGCCTGTGCGGCCACTGCCAACTGCGCGAGCTGTTCATCTGCGTCGACGGGCCCGTGCTCGACTTTGCGCGCGTCAAGCCGTTCATGACCGTGAGGGAGCTGTGA
- a CDS encoding oxidoreductase, producing MTDPGTTTPAHTHEGADGSHTHGDADASQAPTAPARPKLAVWKFASCDGCQLSLLNCEDELLSIAGAVHIAYFPEATRAVVEGPYELSLVEGSITTPEDVKRIHEIRAQSGTLVTIGACATAGGIQALRNWADVDEYRSIVYAHPEYLSTLDTSTGIASHVDVDYELRGCPVDKSQLVEVLAAFLGGRKPRIPTYSVCVECKLKGNVCVPIASGQPCLGPVTQAGCGALCPSYGRGCYGCFGPQDSTNTDSLTHQLRKLGMRWDDIVRVYRTFNAGAPEFEAASNKVAAGGAS from the coding sequence ATGACTGACCCAGGAACGACCACACCCGCCCACACCCACGAAGGCGCCGACGGGTCGCACACCCACGGCGACGCCGACGCGTCACAAGCCCCGACCGCGCCCGCCCGCCCCAAGCTCGCCGTCTGGAAGTTCGCCAGCTGCGACGGCTGCCAGCTCAGCCTGCTCAACTGCGAGGACGAGCTGCTCAGCATCGCCGGGGCCGTCCACATCGCGTACTTCCCGGAGGCCACCCGCGCCGTGGTCGAGGGCCCCTATGAGCTGTCGCTCGTCGAGGGCAGCATCACCACCCCGGAGGACGTCAAGCGCATCCACGAGATCCGCGCCCAATCGGGCACCCTCGTGACGATCGGCGCCTGCGCCACCGCCGGCGGCATCCAGGCGCTGCGCAACTGGGCCGACGTGGACGAGTACCGCTCAATCGTCTACGCCCACCCCGAGTACCTGTCTACCCTCGACACCTCTACGGGCATCGCCTCCCACGTGGACGTCGACTACGAGCTGCGCGGCTGCCCCGTGGACAAGTCGCAACTCGTCGAGGTGCTCGCCGCGTTCCTCGGCGGCCGCAAGCCCCGCATCCCCACCTACTCGGTGTGTGTCGAATGCAAGCTCAAGGGCAACGTGTGCGTGCCCATCGCCTCCGGGCAGCCCTGCCTTGGCCCCGTGACGCAGGCCGGATGCGGCGCCCTGTGCCCGTCCTACGGGCGCGGATGCTACGGATGCTTCGGCCCGCAGGACAGCACCAACACCGACTCGCTCACCCATCAACTCCGCAAGCTCGGCATGCGCTGGGATGACATCGTGCGCGTCTACCGCACGTTCAATGCGGGCGCCCCCGAGTTCGAGGCGGCCAGCAACAAGGTGGCCGCGGGAGGCGCGTCATGA
- a CDS encoding Ni/Fe hydrogenase subunit alpha, giving the protein MTHQLKDGGQVLNVGMLARVEGEGGMHIEIKDRKVVSVKLNIFEPPRFYEGFLRGRKYTEPPDITARICGICPVAYQSASTEAMETICGVTTTAEIQLMRRLLYCGEWIESHSLHIFMLHAPDFLGYDSVLEMAKDHADVVNMALRLKKAGNDVMELVGGRAIHPVNVKVGGFYRMPTLTELEGLKPDLERGLEDALAAVQLVSTFDFPEMEQDYNYVSLRHPDWYPLERGTEIVATSGVRFPVAQVGEHIKEFHVEHSNALHASFDGEKYFVGPLARYSLNFDQLSPRCQEAALKAGLGETCRNPFKSIIVRTVELAYAFEEALRIIDLWTDGHAPSVPVAPRAGEGIGASEAPRGTIWHRYKIDADGVILDAQIVPPTSQNQASIEADLRLAAEQWVDLDDHTLSHRCETAIRNYDPCISCATHFLDLRIKRS; this is encoded by the coding sequence ATGACCCACCAGCTCAAAGACGGCGGGCAGGTGCTCAACGTGGGCATGCTCGCCCGCGTCGAGGGCGAAGGCGGCATGCACATCGAGATCAAGGACCGCAAGGTGGTCTCGGTGAAGCTCAACATCTTCGAGCCGCCGCGTTTCTACGAGGGCTTCCTTCGCGGCCGCAAATACACGGAGCCTCCCGACATCACCGCCCGCATCTGCGGCATCTGCCCCGTCGCGTACCAGAGCGCTTCTACCGAGGCGATGGAGACCATCTGCGGCGTGACCACCACCGCCGAGATCCAGCTCATGCGCCGCCTGCTGTATTGCGGCGAATGGATCGAGTCCCACTCCCTCCACATCTTCATGCTCCACGCGCCCGACTTTCTGGGGTACGACTCCGTGCTGGAGATGGCCAAGGACCACGCCGACGTGGTCAACATGGCGCTGCGCCTCAAGAAGGCGGGAAACGACGTTATGGAGCTCGTCGGCGGGCGCGCCATCCACCCGGTCAACGTCAAGGTGGGCGGCTTCTATCGCATGCCCACCCTCACCGAGCTCGAGGGTCTGAAGCCCGACCTGGAGCGCGGGCTCGAGGACGCGCTCGCGGCGGTGCAGCTCGTGTCCACCTTCGACTTCCCCGAGATGGAGCAGGACTACAACTACGTCTCGCTGCGCCACCCCGACTGGTACCCGCTCGAGCGCGGCACCGAGATCGTCGCGACCTCCGGCGTGCGGTTCCCCGTCGCCCAAGTGGGCGAGCACATCAAGGAGTTCCACGTCGAGCATTCCAACGCCCTGCACGCGAGCTTCGACGGCGAGAAGTACTTTGTGGGTCCGCTCGCGCGCTACAGCCTCAACTTCGACCAACTTAGCCCGCGCTGCCAAGAGGCCGCCCTCAAGGCGGGGCTGGGTGAGACGTGCCGCAACCCGTTCAAGTCGATCATCGTCAGGACGGTGGAGCTGGCCTACGCCTTCGAGGAGGCGCTGCGCATCATCGACCTGTGGACCGACGGCCACGCGCCCTCGGTACCGGTCGCGCCCAGGGCCGGGGAGGGCATCGGCGCCTCCGAGGCTCCCCGCGGCACCATCTGGCACCGCTACAAGATCGACGCCGACGGCGTGATCCTGGACGCGCAGATCGTGCCCCCCACGTCTCAAAACCAGGCGAGCATCGAGGCGGACCTGCGGCTCGCCGCGGAGCAGTGGGTGGACCTCGACGATCACACGCTCTCGCACCGTTGCGAGACCGCGATCCGCAACTACGACCCCTGCATCTCCTGCGCCACCCACTTCCTGGACCTCAGGATCAAGC